The following coding sequences are from one Burkholderia stabilis window:
- a CDS encoding LysR family transcriptional regulator, with protein sequence MNTRFLETFVTLAKLRNFRTTAAALHATPAAISQRLKALEDELQTILVDRDSREFRLTPNGEYLLGYAKAVVEATQQLQAAASGESALLGKLRLGVIETVVHSWLPHYLRRLAADYPQLEVDLTVDVSVVLQRRLMAGELDLIIRVEGSDEASVVCDALANYPVRWIARAGLLPNTRTGLARQVLRQPILTYGRGTAPHRALEDIVRTLAHAHGVPLSDTRITGSPSISVIVQLVRDGFGVAAIPVLFVDALIESGEVVELPLQPSPPSIVVSMSRRADAPRFVHGASVAARAACHEYCEKSTRRLVEAL encoded by the coding sequence ATGAACACGCGTTTTCTCGAAACCTTCGTCACGCTCGCGAAGCTGCGCAACTTCCGCACGACGGCCGCCGCGCTGCACGCGACGCCGGCCGCGATCTCGCAGCGCCTGAAGGCGCTCGAGGACGAACTGCAGACGATACTCGTCGATCGCGACAGCCGCGAATTCCGGCTCACGCCGAACGGCGAGTACCTGCTCGGTTATGCGAAGGCGGTCGTGGAAGCCACGCAGCAGCTGCAGGCCGCCGCGTCCGGCGAAAGCGCGCTGCTCGGCAAGCTGCGGCTCGGCGTGATCGAGACGGTCGTGCACAGCTGGCTGCCGCACTACCTGCGCCGCCTCGCGGCCGATTATCCGCAGCTCGAAGTGGATCTGACCGTCGACGTGAGCGTCGTGCTGCAGCGCCGGCTGATGGCCGGCGAGCTCGACCTGATCATCCGCGTCGAAGGCAGCGACGAGGCGTCGGTCGTCTGCGATGCGCTCGCGAACTACCCGGTGCGCTGGATCGCGCGCGCGGGGCTGCTGCCGAACACGCGCACGGGCCTCGCGCGGCAGGTGCTGCGCCAGCCGATCCTCACCTACGGGCGCGGCACCGCGCCGCATCGCGCGCTCGAAGACATCGTGCGCACGCTCGCGCATGCGCACGGCGTGCCGCTGTCGGACACGCGCATCACCGGGTCGCCGTCGATTTCGGTGATCGTGCAGCTCGTGCGCGACGGCTTCGGCGTCGCCGCGATTCCGGTGCTGTTCGTCGATGCACTGATCGAGAGCGGCGAAGTCGTCGAGCTGCCGCTGCAGCCGTCGCCGCCGTCGATCGTCGTGTCGATGTCGCGGCGCGCGGATGCGCCGCGGTTCGTGCACGGCGCGTCCGTCGCCGCGCGGGCCGCGTGTCACGAATACTGCGAGAAAAGCACGCGGCGGCTGGTCGAAGCGCTTTGA